From one Brachypodium distachyon strain Bd21 chromosome 4, Brachypodium_distachyon_v3.0, whole genome shotgun sequence genomic stretch:
- the LOC100828529 gene encoding protein unc-50 homolog isoform X1: protein MLPTTASKGRGAARSAPPLFGPYLRRIVKWQQMDIEYTFWQMVHLCTSPKVVYQHTKYHKQTKNQWARDDPAFVVILILFLVFATSAYCAAFGESASHAALTITSVVFIHFLFAGLVLATLCWFLTNSYLREEPNSHVVEQRVEWLYAFDVHCNSFFPAFVILYVLQYFLSPLLIAHGFFPALLSNLLFMVAISYYHYLNFLGYDVLPFLDRTTFFLYPIGLVIILSPLMILIGFNPTRYFLSLYFS, encoded by the exons ATGCTGCCGACGACGGCGTCCAAGGGCCGGGGGGCCGCTCGCTCCGCCCCGCCGCTCTTCGGCCCGTATCTCCGCCGCATCGTCAAG TGGCAGCAAATGGATATCGAGTACACATTTTGGCAAATGGTTCATCTATGTACTTCACCAAAAGTAGT CTATCAGCACACCAAATATCACAAGC AAACAAAGAATCAGTGGGCTAGGGATGATCCTGCATTTGTTGTCATTCTAATTCTTTTCCTTGTGTTTGCGACTTCAGCTTACTGTGCAGC GTTTGGAGAGAGTGCCTCCCATGCTGCTTTAACAATCACCTCGGTTGTGTTCATCCATTTCTTGTTTGCTGGACTAGTTTTGGCTACACTTTGTTG GTTCCTTACAAATTCTTATTTGAGGGAGGAGCCTAATAGCCATGTGGTTGAACAACGTGTCGAGTG GCTCTATGCATTTGATGTTCACTGCAACTCGTTCTTCCCTGCATTTGTCATCCTATATG TGCTTCAATACTTTTTGTCGCCTCTATTGATCGCACATGGCTTTTTTCCTGCTCTGTTATCAAACCTCCTGTTCATGGTGGCGATATCTTATTATCACTATCTGAACTTTCTAGGATATGATG TTCTTCCATTTTTGGACAGAACAACATTTTTCTTGTACCCAATTGGACTTGTGATCATACTATCGCCACTTA TGATACTCATAGGGTTCAATCCGACGAGATACTTTTTGAGCTTGTACTTCAGTTAA
- the LOC100828529 gene encoding protein unc-50 homolog isoform X2, with protein sequence MYFTKNSYQHTKYHKQTKNQWARDDPAFVVILILFLVFATSAYCAAFGESASHAALTITSVVFIHFLFAGLVLATLCWFLTNSYLREEPNSHVVEQRVEWLYAFDVHCNSFFPAFVILYVLQYFLSPLLIAHGFFPALLSNLLFMVAISYYHYLNFLGYDVLPFLDRTTFFLYPIGLVIILSPLMILIGFNPTRYFLSLYFS encoded by the exons ATGTACTTCACCAAAA ACAGCTATCAGCACACCAAATATCACAAGC AAACAAAGAATCAGTGGGCTAGGGATGATCCTGCATTTGTTGTCATTCTAATTCTTTTCCTTGTGTTTGCGACTTCAGCTTACTGTGCAGC GTTTGGAGAGAGTGCCTCCCATGCTGCTTTAACAATCACCTCGGTTGTGTTCATCCATTTCTTGTTTGCTGGACTAGTTTTGGCTACACTTTGTTG GTTCCTTACAAATTCTTATTTGAGGGAGGAGCCTAATAGCCATGTGGTTGAACAACGTGTCGAGTG GCTCTATGCATTTGATGTTCACTGCAACTCGTTCTTCCCTGCATTTGTCATCCTATATG TGCTTCAATACTTTTTGTCGCCTCTATTGATCGCACATGGCTTTTTTCCTGCTCTGTTATCAAACCTCCTGTTCATGGTGGCGATATCTTATTATCACTATCTGAACTTTCTAGGATATGATG TTCTTCCATTTTTGGACAGAACAACATTTTTCTTGTACCCAATTGGACTTGTGATCATACTATCGCCACTTA TGATACTCATAGGGTTCAATCCGACGAGATACTTTTTGAGCTTGTACTTCAGTTAA
- the LOC104584407 gene encoding uncharacterized protein LOC104584407: MSSTNNNTSLSKDAAATSPTTAHDAPAAAAAAAEKTVVHTVELRQSAGQEEGLKPIDVVHEIPAASKEAPPADKQE, from the exons ATGTCGAgcaccaacaacaacaccagCTTATCCAAG GACGCCGCCGCGACATCGCCGACGACGGCGCACGacgctccggcggcggcggcggcggcggcggagaagacgGTGGTGCACACGGTGGAGCTGAGGCAGTCGGCGGGGCAGGAGGAAGGGCTCAAGCCCATCGATGTGGTGCACGAGATCCCGGCGGCCAGCAAGGAGGCTCCTCCGGCTGATAAGCAGGAGTAG
- the LOC100824212 gene encoding HSP-interacting protein produces MDKDAHISEAHGRNKEETTDLPKQTTPMINPNQPPAKPMSSAEDHKPADPPSAAALDDQDEDQLVDEDAAIVELVTELKEEGTTLFRRRDYDGAAFMFDEAIRLSPRCAAARPSSSARPQSSRNQPLDDEIASLHSNVAACYMHMGTGQPDDEDRHYRQAIERCNMALEASPRYAKALLKRARCYEALDRLDLACADVRTVLGLEPNNVVALELKDNLREEMEEKKLLLEQEARSLDDLIGLISAASEDGDGRSSKTNEQPAGANYGLLQDTQEIHDDKHTSYDTNGGEGAHSSLSEEEHAGEIDQLDIKEEEGAGTDGDGDTLEKEHAGEIDQLDIKEEEGAGTDGDTLEKEHAGIPRL; encoded by the coding sequence ATGGACAAGGACGCGCATATTTCTGAAGCACACGGGAGGAATAAGGAGGAGACCACCGATTTACCAAAACAAACTACTCCAATGATCAATCCGAATCAACCACCGGCCAAACCGATGAGCAGCGCCGAAGATCATAAGCCCGCCGATCCACCGTCGGCAGCGGCGTTGGACGACCAGGATGAAGACCAGCTGGTCGACGAGGACGCGGCCATCGTGGAGCTGGTGACGGAGCTGAAGGAGGAAGGCACGACGCTCTTCCGGCGGCGCGACTACGACGGCGCCGCCTTCATGTTCGACGAGGCGATCCGCCTCTCGCcgcgctgcgccgccgcccggccttCTTCGTCGGCGCGGCCGCAGTCGTCCCGCAACCAGCCGCTGGACGACGAGATCGCGTCCCTCCACAGCAACGTGGCGGCGTGCTACATGCACATGGGCACCGGCCAACCCGACGACGAGGACCGCCATTACCGGCAGGCCATCGAGCGCTGCAACATGGCCCTGGAGGCCTCCCCGCGGTACGCCAAGGCGCTCCTCAAGCGGGCCCGCTGCTACGAGGCCCTGGACCGCCTCGACCTGGCCTGCGCCGACGTGAGGACCGTGCTGGGCCTTGAGCCCAACAACGTGGTCgccctcgagctcaaggacAACCTcagggaggagatggaggagaagaagctctTGCTCGAACAGGAGGCCCGGTCGCTCGATGACCTCATCGGCCTCATCTCTGCCGCCtccgaagacggcgacggccgCAGCAGCAAGACGAATGAGCAGCCCGCCGGTGCGAATTATGGCCTCCTCCAGGACACGCAAGAAATCCACGATGACAAGCATACTAGCTACGACACCAATGGCGGCGAAGGAGCACACTCCAGCTTGTCGGAGGAGGAACATGCCGGTGAAATTGATCAGCTGGAtattaaggaagaagaaggagcagGCACGGATGGCGACGGCGACACCCTAGAGAAGGAGCATGCCGGTGAAATTGATCAGCTGGAtattaaggaagaagaaggagcagGCACGGACGGCGACACCCTAGAGAAGGAGCATGCTGGCATTCCTCGCTTATGA